One window of Paenibacillus albicereus genomic DNA carries:
- the uraH gene encoding hydroxyisourate hydrolase produces the protein MSGKLTTHVLDTSKGGPAAGMALTLTRLAGEGEAGLLREALTNADGRIDGPLLAGDELTPGTYELLFEAGAYFRAAGVGAAQGMAFLEQIPIRFTIADASQPYHVPLIVAPGGYSSYRGS, from the coding sequence ATGAGCGGAAAATTGACGACGCATGTGCTGGACACGTCGAAAGGCGGCCCGGCGGCAGGCATGGCGCTGACGCTGACGCGCCTCGCCGGAGAAGGGGAGGCCGGCCTGCTGCGCGAGGCGCTCACGAACGCCGACGGCCGCATCGACGGCCCGCTGCTGGCCGGGGATGAGCTGACGCCCGGCACGTACGAGCTGCTGTTCGAGGCCGGCGCGTATTTCCGCGCGGCGGGAGTCGGCGCCGCTCAAGGCATGGCGTTTTTGGAGCAGATTCCGATCCGGTTCACGATCGCGGACGCGTCGCAGCCGTACCACGTGCCGCTGATCGTCGCGCCGGGAGGGTACAGCAGCTACCGGGGCAGCTGA
- the allB gene encoding allantoinase AllB: MTKNTVPEGKGWETLIKGGDVVLPDFAEPQRLDIAIAGGRIAAIGPELDAAGAQTVDASGLLVLPGGVDVHVHFNEPNMGYWEGFPTGSAALAAGGVTAYADMPLNGLPATVDRAALALKAACAEGRSAVDYAFWGGLVPGKLEELEPMAEAGVVGFKAFVSKPGGEGEGRFVEADDWTLYEGMRRIASFGGVLALHAENDSMTTALGDSMRRAGRFGALDFAASRPPVAELEAVHRALFYAELTGCRLHFVHISHPDSVERIHRARRDGLDVTVETCPHYLMLTADDMARIGPVAKCAPPLRDAESVERLWAQLAEGKIDLVASDHSPSPIELKARPGLSFFDAWGGISGAQSTVELVLGEGLRRGIPAGRLARVLSGAPAERFGLAGKGAIAVGKDADLALIDRRAGYTLQSSQLQYLHPHSPYTGMRMDVRVVRTLLRGRVAYSLEGGVVPAGGMRTPGGLGAPAERRLAAEAGAGGPFGAR, encoded by the coding sequence ATGACGAAGAACACGGTGCCGGAGGGCAAGGGCTGGGAGACGCTGATTAAGGGCGGAGACGTCGTCCTGCCGGACTTCGCGGAGCCGCAGCGGCTCGACATCGCGATCGCGGGCGGTCGGATCGCCGCGATCGGGCCGGAGCTGGACGCGGCCGGGGCGCAGACGGTCGACGCGTCGGGGCTGCTCGTGCTGCCGGGCGGCGTGGACGTGCACGTGCATTTCAACGAGCCGAACATGGGCTATTGGGAAGGGTTCCCGACCGGCTCCGCCGCGCTCGCGGCCGGGGGCGTGACCGCCTACGCGGACATGCCGCTGAACGGGCTGCCGGCCACGGTCGACCGGGCCGCGCTCGCCCTCAAGGCGGCTTGCGCCGAGGGCCGCTCCGCCGTCGACTACGCGTTCTGGGGCGGGCTCGTCCCGGGCAAGCTGGAGGAGCTCGAGCCCATGGCGGAAGCCGGCGTCGTCGGCTTCAAGGCGTTCGTCTCCAAGCCGGGGGGCGAAGGAGAGGGCCGCTTCGTCGAGGCGGACGACTGGACGCTGTACGAGGGGATGCGGCGCATCGCCTCGTTCGGGGGCGTGCTGGCGCTGCATGCGGAGAACGACAGCATGACGACCGCGCTCGGCGATTCGATGCGGCGGGCAGGCCGCTTCGGGGCGCTCGACTTCGCCGCTTCGCGGCCGCCGGTCGCGGAGCTGGAGGCGGTGCACCGGGCGCTGTTCTATGCGGAGCTCACCGGCTGCCGCCTGCACTTCGTGCACATCAGCCATCCGGACAGCGTGGAGCGGATACACCGCGCGCGGCGGGACGGCCTGGATGTGACCGTGGAGACGTGCCCGCACTACCTGATGCTGACGGCGGACGACATGGCGCGGATCGGGCCGGTGGCCAAATGCGCGCCGCCGCTGAGGGACGCCGAAAGCGTCGAGCGGCTGTGGGCGCAGCTGGCGGAGGGCAAGATCGACCTCGTCGCCTCCGACCACAGCCCGAGCCCGATCGAGCTGAAGGCGCGGCCGGGGCTGAGCTTCTTCGACGCCTGGGGCGGCATCTCCGGCGCGCAGAGCACGGTCGAGCTCGTGCTCGGCGAAGGGCTGCGGCGCGGCATCCCGGCCGGCCGGCTCGCCCGCGTCCTGTCCGGGGCGCCGGCGGAGCGGTTCGGCCTGGCCGGCAAGGGCGCCATCGCCGTCGGCAAGGACGCCGATCTGGCGCTGATCGACCGCCGCGCCGGCTACACGCTGCAGAGCAGCCAGTTGCAGTACCTGCACCCGCACAGCCCGTACACGGGCATGCGGATGGACGTGCGGGTCGTCCGCACGCTGCTGCGGGGGCGCGTCGCCTATTCGCTCGAAGGCGGAGTCGTGCCGGCCGGGGGCATGCGCACGCCGGGCGGCCTCGGCGCGCCGGCCGAGCGGCGGCTGGCCGCGGAGGCCGGGGCAGGCGGGCCGTTCGGCGCGCGCTGA
- a CDS encoding molybdopterin cofactor-binding domain-containing protein encodes MILTREGSGDRWRVRPDGAAKVDGSLAYLTDMSRPDALWARVLRSEHAHARIRSISIERAEALPGVHAVITHRDVPGLNRFGIAFPHQPALCSDRVRYVGDAVAAVAAETPEIAAQALTRIDVEYEPLPPLTDPRLALLPDAPQLHEDGNLLHRTEYRTGEPEELEALFARCAHIVEREYATPRQMHAYMETEGGLFIPEADGRLTVYSATQHGLMDRMQLARMLDWEEERIRVVSSPIGGSFGGKDELNVQPYGSLLALKTGRPVRLHNSRAESVRAGLKRHPMLISMRTGTDRDGRLLAHRVRILSDTGAYATLGAEVLNFSTEHVIGPYRWGQLDVEGHAVYTNNGVSGEFRGFGGNQAIFALESQLDELAELHGIDPWEFRRMNMREPSDPGPLGQPIAPTDGARQVWEALERSPLWQSRPAVRLIAAAAGIEGGSGTRAGSATGAAEEARLAAAEPDRYLSRQDAALAVAEASRVRAPWVRVGYGAALTMHGAGLGYGIPDPAGGILRLAADGVIEAVFGYEEFGQGLLATLSGMLIEQFGFAPDDIRILIGDTDIVPNSGSSTASRATSMMWMALRRLRPELTRRLTEAASAAAGSGVPAERLRTGAGGVVDEDGSIVATYAELARRSAAEPIACETTFHYPVTSKPHVGAHFLYTYAAVAARVEVDLRSGRVKVTDQHHAVAAGPVANPQGYLGQIEGGASMALGFTLSEDAVMEEGRYATRNFDTYLVPSAADVGRLTVEAIEELPEDDSYGPRGVGEIGSVALAPAITAAIRDAVGVRVRRLPVEPGELLRPWSAGWQAKGGGSDA; translated from the coding sequence ATGATCCTGACCCGGGAAGGAAGCGGCGATCGCTGGCGGGTCCGCCCGGACGGCGCGGCCAAGGTGGACGGCAGCTTGGCGTACTTGACGGACATGAGCCGCCCGGACGCGCTGTGGGCGCGGGTGCTGCGCAGCGAGCACGCGCATGCGCGCATCCGCTCGATAAGCATCGAGCGGGCGGAGGCGCTGCCGGGCGTGCATGCGGTCATCACCCATCGCGACGTGCCGGGGCTGAACCGGTTCGGCATCGCGTTTCCGCATCAGCCTGCGCTGTGCAGCGACCGGGTGCGCTACGTCGGCGACGCCGTAGCGGCCGTCGCCGCCGAGACGCCGGAGATCGCGGCGCAGGCGCTCACGCGGATCGACGTCGAGTACGAGCCGCTGCCTCCGCTCACCGATCCCCGCCTCGCGCTGCTGCCGGACGCGCCGCAGCTGCATGAGGACGGCAACCTGCTGCACCGCACGGAATACCGCACCGGCGAGCCGGAGGAGCTGGAGGCGCTGTTCGCCCGCTGCGCGCACATCGTCGAGCGGGAGTACGCGACGCCTCGCCAGATGCACGCTTATATGGAGACCGAGGGCGGCCTGTTCATCCCGGAAGCGGATGGCAGGCTGACCGTCTACTCGGCGACGCAGCACGGCCTCATGGACCGGATGCAGCTTGCCCGCATGCTGGATTGGGAGGAGGAGCGCATCCGCGTCGTATCGAGCCCGATCGGCGGCTCGTTCGGCGGCAAGGACGAGCTGAACGTGCAGCCGTACGGCTCGCTGCTGGCGCTGAAGACCGGGCGGCCGGTGCGGCTGCACAACTCCCGGGCGGAGTCGGTGCGAGCCGGGCTGAAGCGGCACCCGATGCTCATCTCGATGCGCACCGGGACGGACCGGGACGGACGGCTGCTCGCCCATCGCGTCCGCATCCTGTCGGATACGGGGGCGTACGCGACGCTCGGCGCGGAGGTGCTCAACTTCTCCACCGAGCATGTGATCGGGCCGTACCGCTGGGGCCAGCTCGATGTCGAGGGCCATGCGGTGTACACGAACAACGGCGTGTCGGGCGAGTTCCGCGGCTTCGGCGGCAACCAGGCTATTTTCGCGCTGGAGAGCCAGCTCGACGAGCTGGCGGAGCTTCACGGCATCGATCCATGGGAATTCCGGCGGATGAACATGCGCGAGCCGTCCGATCCCGGACCGCTCGGCCAGCCGATCGCGCCGACCGACGGCGCGCGGCAGGTGTGGGAGGCGCTCGAGCGCTCCCCGCTCTGGCAGTCGCGTCCAGCGGTCCGCTTGATCGCGGCGGCGGCAGGTATCGAGGGGGGAAGCGGGACGAGAGCCGGCAGCGCGACCGGCGCGGCGGAAGAAGCGCGGCTGGCAGCGGCGGAGCCGGACCGGTATCTGTCGAGACAAGACGCCGCGTTGGCCGTTGCTGAGGCCTCCCGCGTGCGCGCGCCGTGGGTGCGCGTCGGCTACGGCGCGGCGCTGACGATGCACGGAGCCGGCCTCGGCTACGGCATTCCCGACCCGGCGGGCGGCATCCTGCGGCTGGCGGCGGACGGCGTCATCGAGGCGGTGTTCGGCTACGAGGAGTTCGGCCAAGGGCTGCTCGCGACGCTGAGCGGCATGCTGATCGAGCAGTTCGGCTTCGCGCCGGACGACATCCGCATCCTCATCGGCGACACCGACATCGTCCCGAACAGCGGCTCGTCGACCGCTTCCCGCGCCACCAGCATGATGTGGATGGCGCTGCGGCGGCTGCGGCCCGAGCTGACGCGGCGGCTGACGGAAGCGGCTTCCGCGGCCGCGGGCTCCGGGGTGCCGGCGGAGCGGCTGCGCACCGGCGCGGGCGGCGTCGTGGACGAGGACGGCAGCATCGTCGCCACGTACGCGGAGCTGGCCCGCCGGTCGGCGGCCGAGCCGATCGCCTGCGAGACGACGTTCCACTATCCGGTCACGAGCAAGCCGCACGTCGGCGCGCATTTCCTGTACACCTACGCGGCGGTCGCCGCCCGCGTCGAGGTCGACCTGCGGAGCGGCCGGGTCAAGGTGACCGACCAGCATCATGCGGTCGCCGCCGGCCCCGTCGCCAACCCGCAGGGCTATCTCGGCCAGATCGAGGGCGGGGCCTCGATGGCGCTCGGCTTCACGCTGAGCGAGGATGCGGTCATGGAGGAAGGGCGTTATGCGACGCGCAACTTCGACACGTATCTCGTGCCGTCGGCCGCCGATGTCGGGCGGCTGACGGTCGAGGCGATCGAGGAGCTGCCGGAGGACGACAGCTACGGTCCGCGCGGCGTCGGCGAGATCGGCTCGGTGGCGCTGGCTCCGGCGATCACGGCGGCGATCCGCGACGCGGTCGGCGTGCGGGTGCGCCGGCTCCCGGTCGAGCCGGGCGAGCTGCTGCGGCCCTGGAGCGCCGGATGGCAGGCCAAAGGAGGCGGAAGCGATGCGTGA
- a CDS encoding Zn-dependent hydrolase yields MALTSEQMEQAASFMMELLRELAWIGAEGAVPAHGQEPQLAGAAEQAAAAGGTAWAERGPAPQAALGGEQAGAAMRSSGCSGEPAASAQPADSAGLIGPAGALGVTRLLYDGAWLEAQRRLERRLAEAGLEPRFDRAGSLYGRLAGTEAGSGVVLTGSHIDTVRRGGPYDGAYGVAAGIAALAALRRFCGPPQRTLEVVSLCEEEGSRFPLSYWGSGTMIGRYGLEGAARYRDAGGTTLEEAMLSAGFGRPEQPHPRRGDLAAFVELHVEQGIVLERGGEGIGVVQAIVGQRRYTFTVAGEANHAGTTPMRLRRDALAGAAEMALAAERAAVRRGEPMVATVGRIAAEPGTPNVVPGRVVFTLDVRHDDAQALEAFCRELLEELDGIAARRGLELQGELWMDAPPAPMDAGLAERLERAAARRGLAVRRMASGAGHDAQLLSELCPAAMLFVPSRAGISHSPLEFTEEAQLAAGLAVLIDALYELAYEERVP; encoded by the coding sequence ATGGCGCTGACAAGCGAGCAGATGGAGCAGGCGGCCTCCTTCATGATGGAGCTGCTGCGGGAGCTGGCCTGGATCGGCGCGGAAGGCGCCGTGCCTGCGCATGGCCAGGAGCCGCAGCTTGCCGGGGCGGCGGAGCAGGCGGCCGCAGCTGGCGGGACAGCTTGGGCGGAGCGAGGGCCGGCACCGCAGGCCGCGCTAGGCGGCGAGCAGGCCGGGGCGGCGATGCGTTCGAGCGGCTGCTCCGGCGAGCCCGCCGCGTCCGCCCAGCCGGCGGACTCGGCCGGCCTGATCGGCCCGGCCGGCGCGCTCGGCGTGACGCGCCTGCTGTACGACGGCGCATGGCTGGAGGCCCAGCGCCGGCTGGAGCGGCGGCTCGCCGAAGCCGGCCTGGAGCCGCGCTTCGACCGCGCGGGCAGCCTGTACGGCCGCCTGGCGGGGACGGAAGCCGGGAGCGGCGTCGTGCTGACCGGCTCCCACATCGACACCGTGCGGCGCGGCGGCCCCTATGACGGCGCCTACGGCGTCGCCGCCGGCATCGCCGCGCTGGCGGCGCTGAGACGCTTCTGCGGACCGCCGCAGCGGACGCTGGAGGTCGTGTCGCTGTGCGAGGAGGAAGGCAGCCGCTTCCCGCTCTCCTACTGGGGCTCCGGCACGATGATCGGCCGCTACGGCCTCGAGGGGGCCGCGCGCTATCGCGACGCGGGCGGAACGACGCTGGAGGAGGCGATGCTCTCGGCGGGCTTCGGCCGCCCCGAGCAGCCGCATCCTCGGCGCGGCGACCTGGCCGCGTTCGTCGAGCTCCACGTCGAGCAGGGCATCGTGCTGGAACGGGGCGGCGAAGGCATCGGCGTCGTGCAGGCGATCGTCGGCCAGCGCCGCTACACGTTCACGGTGGCCGGCGAAGCCAACCACGCCGGCACGACGCCGATGCGCCTGCGGCGCGACGCGCTCGCCGGAGCGGCGGAGATGGCGCTCGCGGCCGAGCGGGCGGCCGTCCGCCGGGGCGAGCCGATGGTCGCCACGGTCGGCCGGATCGCCGCCGAGCCCGGCACGCCGAACGTCGTGCCGGGCCGGGTCGTGTTCACGCTGGACGTCCGGCATGACGACGCGCAGGCGCTGGAGGCGTTCTGCCGGGAGCTGCTGGAGGAGCTGGACGGCATCGCCGCCCGGCGCGGCCTCGAGCTGCAGGGCGAGCTGTGGATGGACGCGCCGCCGGCCCCGATGGACGCGGGTCTGGCCGAACGGCTCGAGCGGGCGGCCGCGCGGCGGGGCCTGGCGGTCCGCCGCATGGCGAGCGGAGCGGGGCATGACGCGCAGCTCCTGTCGGAGCTTTGTCCGGCCGCGATGCTGTTCGTGCCGAGCCGGGCCGGCATCAGCCATTCCCCGCTGGAATTTACGGAGGAGGCGCAGCTGGCCGCGGGCTTGGCGGTTTTGATCGATGCGCTTTACGAGCTTGCCTACGAGGAGAGAGTGCCATGA
- the uraD gene encoding 2-oxo-4-hydroxy-4-carboxy-5-ureidoimidazoline decarboxylase yields the protein MSARVTIGELNGMTPERLVEALGGIYEHSPWVAERAAAGRPYASRQELHAAMERTVRESGEQAVLTLLRQHPDLGARLAMSEHSVAEQQGAGLDRLSPEEFETFSALNRQYVERFGFPFILAVKGKDKDGILQALRERTLREREAELEQALREIGRITGFRLADLIDG from the coding sequence ATGAGCGCGCGCGTGACGATCGGGGAGCTGAACGGCATGACGCCGGAAAGGCTCGTCGAGGCGCTCGGCGGCATCTACGAGCACTCGCCTTGGGTCGCGGAGCGGGCGGCAGCGGGCCGGCCGTACGCCAGCCGCCAGGAGCTGCATGCCGCGATGGAGCGGACCGTGCGCGAGTCGGGCGAGCAAGCGGTGCTGACGCTGCTGCGGCAGCATCCCGACCTCGGGGCGCGGCTCGCGATGAGCGAGCATTCCGTCGCCGAGCAGCAGGGCGCGGGCCTCGACCGGCTGAGTCCGGAGGAGTTCGAGACGTTTTCCGCGCTCAACCGGCAGTACGTCGAGCGATTCGGGTTTCCGTTCATCCTCGCGGTGAAGGGCAAGGACAAGGACGGCATCCTGCAGGCGCTGCGCGAGCGGACGCTGCGGGAGCGCGAGGCGGAGCTGGAGCAGGCGCTGCGGGAGATCGGGCGCATCACCGGCTTCCGGCTGGCGGATCTCATCGACGGCTAG
- the ggt gene encoding gamma-glutamyltransferase produces MKPVMPMGYQGMVATPHYIASEIGRDIVRRGGSAADAAVAVSAALGVVYPHMTGVGGDAFFMLYDAASGEIAGYNGSGRAGSGVSPSVYADAGEQEIPRRGVRSSITVPGMVDAWWEVWRRGGRMPWEELLEPAAQYAEQGFPISRNLAHWMRLGERELTACPALAELYLPQGRLLRAGDRLMQPALARTLRELQAAGRDGFYAGSVMERIVAGMERDGGLLTRGDFAAHRGEWVRTVSVSYRGCEVHQMPPNSQGFSALMMLNVLENADLSAIPRDSAAFYHLMAETVKKTFRDRDRYLTDPDFAHIPLERLLSKSYARHLYDEIGRSFPNPAPHLSPAMGQDTAYAAVVDGEGNAVSFIQSLYYDFGAAYMPDDTGVLLQNRGSFFSLDPSAPNVLAPGKRSFHTLMPAMILRGGKPWALVGSQGGEGQPQTQLSVITGLIDYGCTVQEALSLPRWIYGRTWGQDSDSLKLENRGLAAAAATLRGWGHRVELVDAWDGLTGQAQGIVIDAGGLMTGAADPRGDGLAIGW; encoded by the coding sequence ATGAAGCCGGTCATGCCGATGGGCTACCAGGGGATGGTCGCGACGCCCCATTACATCGCCAGCGAGATTGGACGGGACATCGTGCGCCGAGGCGGCAGCGCCGCCGATGCGGCCGTGGCCGTCAGCGCGGCGCTCGGCGTCGTCTATCCGCATATGACCGGCGTCGGCGGCGACGCGTTCTTCATGCTCTACGACGCGGCGAGTGGAGAGATCGCCGGCTACAATGGCAGCGGCCGCGCCGGCAGCGGCGTGTCGCCGTCCGTCTATGCGGACGCGGGAGAGCAGGAAATTCCTCGGCGCGGCGTGCGCAGCTCGATCACGGTGCCGGGCATGGTCGACGCCTGGTGGGAGGTGTGGCGGCGCGGCGGCCGGATGCCGTGGGAGGAGCTGCTGGAGCCGGCGGCCCAGTACGCCGAACAGGGCTTTCCGATCTCGCGCAATCTGGCGCATTGGATGCGGCTCGGCGAGCGCGAGCTTACCGCCTGCCCCGCGCTGGCGGAGCTCTACCTGCCGCAGGGCCGGCTGCTGCGGGCCGGCGACCGGCTCATGCAGCCGGCGCTCGCGCGCACGCTGCGGGAGCTGCAGGCGGCGGGCCGGGACGGCTTTTATGCAGGGTCGGTCATGGAGCGCATCGTCGCCGGGATGGAGCGGGACGGCGGCCTGCTGACGCGCGGGGACTTCGCCGCCCATCGCGGCGAGTGGGTGCGCACCGTGTCGGTGAGCTATCGGGGCTGCGAGGTGCATCAGATGCCGCCGAACTCGCAGGGCTTCTCCGCGCTCATGATGCTGAACGTGCTGGAGAACGCCGACCTGTCCGCGATCCCGCGCGATTCGGCCGCGTTCTACCACCTGATGGCCGAGACGGTCAAAAAGACGTTCCGCGACCGCGACCGCTACTTGACCGATCCGGACTTCGCGCATATTCCGCTGGAGCGGCTGCTGTCCAAATCGTACGCGCGCCATCTGTACGACGAGATCGGCCGCAGCTTCCCGAATCCCGCTCCGCATCTGTCGCCGGCGATGGGGCAGGACACCGCCTACGCGGCGGTCGTGGACGGCGAGGGCAACGCCGTTTCCTTCATCCAAAGCCTGTATTACGATTTCGGAGCGGCCTACATGCCCGACGACACCGGCGTGCTGCTGCAGAACCGCGGCTCGTTCTTCTCGCTCGATCCGTCCGCCCCGAACGTGCTCGCTCCGGGCAAGCGCTCGTTCCACACGCTCATGCCGGCGATGATCCTGCGCGGGGGCAAGCCGTGGGCGCTCGTCGGCTCGCAGGGCGGCGAGGGCCAGCCGCAGACGCAGCTGTCCGTCATCACCGGCCTGATCGACTACGGCTGCACCGTCCAGGAGGCGCTCTCGCTGCCGCGCTGGATCTACGGCCGGACGTGGGGGCAGGACAGCGACAGCCTCAAGCTCGAAAACCGCGGCCTGGCCGCTGCGGCGGCGACGCTGCGCGGATGGGGGCACCGGGTCGAGCTGGTCGACGCCTGGGATGGCCTCACCGGCCAGGCGCAGGGCATCGTCATCGACGCGGGCGGCCTGATGACCGGCGCGGCCGATCCGCGCGGCGACGGCCTGGCGATCGGCTGGTAA
- a CDS encoding (2Fe-2S)-binding protein has translation MRDETKRYPVGESEPERRQLAERAADATDALAEAPERANSVPDALPEDSPADAAVPEQASRAEPVPPAGEEGAASALAEQASAQAVLAPERLDAGAAPAEAASGPPDGGAIELRFRLNGEPRSLRADPSRRLLAVIREDHGLTGTKRSCEIGRCGACMVLVDGEPMNSCLLSAYQCQGADIVTIEGLRSERAERVKSAFLEEGGFQCGYCTPGMVVSATSMLEANPCPSRAETEEALAGNICRCTGYGSIFRAVCRASAGEPAREGGAG, from the coding sequence ATGCGTGACGAGACGAAGCGGTATCCCGTCGGCGAGTCGGAGCCCGAGCGGCGCCAGCTGGCGGAGCGGGCTGCGGACGCGACGGATGCCTTGGCAGAGGCGCCGGAGCGTGCGAACAGCGTGCCGGACGCGCTTCCCGAAGATAGCCCCGCCGATGCGGCCGTGCCGGAACAGGCAAGCCGCGCGGAGCCGGTCCCTCCCGCCGGAGAAGAAGGAGCCGCTTCCGCGCTCGCGGAGCAGGCTTCGGCGCAAGCCGTGCTGGCGCCGGAGCGGCTCGATGCCGGCGCGGCACCGGCAGAAGCCGCATCGGGGCCTCCCGATGGCGGCGCGATCGAGCTCCGCTTCCGCCTGAACGGCGAGCCGCGCTCGCTGCGGGCCGATCCGTCGCGCCGCCTGCTGGCGGTCATCCGCGAGGATCACGGCCTGACCGGCACGAAGCGATCCTGCGAGATCGGCCGCTGCGGCGCCTGCATGGTGCTCGTGGACGGCGAGCCGATGAACAGCTGCTTGCTGTCCGCCTATCAGTGCCAGGGCGCCGACATCGTCACGATCGAGGGACTGCGGAGCGAGCGGGCCGAGCGCGTGAAGAGCGCCTTTCTCGAGGAAGGCGGCTTCCAGTGCGGCTATTGCACGCCCGGCATGGTCGTCAGCGCGACGTCGATGCTGGAGGCCAATCCTTGCCCGTCCCGGGCCGAGACGGAGGAGGCGCTGGCCGGAAACATTTGCCGCTGCACCGGCTACGGCAGCATCTTCCGGGCGGTATGCCGGGCTTCGGCGGGCGAGCCGGCCAGGGAAGGTGGCGCGGGATAA
- a CDS encoding nucleoside deaminase → MSERDHIRYLKRAVEVSRAARESGNTPFGALLVGPDGEILLEQGNIEVTGRTCTGHAETTLMERASGLFDKKFLWDCALYTSVEPCAMCAGSIYWGNVGTVVYGISEKRLLELTGDDEQNPTLDLPCREVFAAGQKPVEVIGPFAELDEAIVAVHEGYWT, encoded by the coding sequence ATGAGCGAAAGAGACCATATCCGCTACCTGAAGCGGGCCGTCGAGGTGTCGAGGGCGGCGCGCGAGTCCGGCAATACGCCGTTCGGGGCCTTGCTCGTCGGCCCGGACGGCGAGATCCTGCTGGAGCAGGGCAATATCGAGGTGACCGGGCGCACCTGCACCGGCCATGCCGAGACGACGCTGATGGAGCGCGCTTCCGGCCTTTTCGACAAGAAGTTCCTGTGGGACTGCGCGCTGTACACGTCCGTCGAGCCGTGCGCGATGTGCGCGGGCTCCATCTACTGGGGCAACGTCGGCACCGTCGTGTACGGCATCAGCGAGAAGAGGCTGCTGGAGCTGACCGGCGACGACGAGCAGAACCCGACGCTGGACCTGCCGTGCCGCGAGGTGTTCGCCGCCGGCCAGAAGCCGGTGGAGGTCATCGGGCCGTTCGCGGAGCTCGACGAGGCGATCGTCGCGGTGCACGAGGGGTACTGGACATGA
- a CDS encoding pyridoxal-phosphate-dependent aminotransferase family protein gives MKRYADLAPTPRTILTPGPVEADPRVLRAMSHTVLGQFDPEFTALMNETMEMLRELFRTGNRWAYPVDGTSRSGLEAVLTGLIEPGDRVLVPIFGRFGHLLTELAQRLGAEVYTIEKPWGEVFEPREVIEAIDACRPDLVAIVHGETSTGRVQPLEAIGKACRERDILIVVDAVATIGGVPVETDAWRLDAVVGGAQKCLSVPSGMAPITYNERAEAKLLRRKRVERGLQPPAAAAEEPPGALAAAGLPGSSGAAARPESAAGPGSAGHAALASAAPKLQPPPSSELGGSVIRSNYLDLSQLQDYWSPARLNHHTEMTSMLYALREGVRLVLEEGLEARFARHRRHESALVAGLEAMGQRLYGDPSCKLAVVACVEIPEGIDGESVRSMLLEQFGIEIASSFGPLKGRIWRIGTMGYSCSKRNVLLLLVALEAVLLRHGARLEAGAAVQAALDIYEEGSV, from the coding sequence ATGAAACGATATGCCGATCTGGCGCCGACGCCGAGGACGATCCTGACGCCGGGGCCGGTGGAGGCCGACCCGCGCGTGCTGCGGGCGATGAGCCATACGGTGCTCGGCCAGTTCGACCCGGAGTTCACCGCCCTCATGAACGAGACGATGGAGATGCTGCGGGAGCTGTTCCGCACCGGCAACCGCTGGGCGTATCCGGTCGACGGCACGTCCCGTTCCGGGCTGGAAGCGGTGCTGACCGGGCTGATCGAGCCGGGGGACCGGGTGCTCGTGCCGATCTTCGGCCGGTTCGGCCATCTGCTGACGGAGCTGGCGCAGCGGCTCGGGGCGGAGGTATATACGATCGAGAAGCCATGGGGCGAGGTGTTCGAGCCGCGCGAGGTGATCGAGGCGATCGACGCCTGCCGGCCGGATCTTGTGGCGATCGTCCACGGCGAGACGTCGACCGGCCGCGTGCAGCCGCTGGAGGCGATCGGAAAGGCCTGCCGGGAGCGCGATATCCTGATCGTCGTCGACGCAGTGGCGACGATCGGCGGCGTGCCGGTCGAGACCGACGCCTGGCGTCTCGACGCCGTCGTCGGCGGCGCGCAGAAATGCCTGTCGGTGCCGTCCGGCATGGCGCCGATCACGTACAACGAGCGCGCCGAGGCGAAGCTGCTCCGCCGCAAGCGCGTCGAGCGCGGGCTGCAGCCTCCGGCTGCGGCAGCGGAGGAGCCGCCCGGCGCTCTGGCCGCCGCTGGCTTGCCTGGCTCAAGCGGCGCGGCCGCTCGGCCCGAGTCCGCCGCCGGACCCGGCAGCGCGGGCCATGCCGCGCTCGCGTCCGCCGCGCCGAAGCTGCAGCCGCCGCCGTCGAGCGAGCTCGGCGGCAGCGTCATCCGCAGCAACTACCTCGACCTCAGCCAGCTGCAGGACTACTGGAGCCCGGCGCGGCTCAACCACCACACCGAGATGACGTCGATGCTGTATGCGCTGCGCGAGGGCGTGCGGCTCGTGCTGGAGGAAGGGCTCGAGGCGCGCTTCGCCCGCCACCGCCGGCATGAGTCGGCGCTCGTCGCGGGACTGGAGGCGATGGGCCAGCGGCTGTACGGCGATCCGTCGTGCAAGCTGGCCGTCGTCGCCTGCGTCGAGATTCCCGAGGGCATCGACGGGGAATCCGTGCGCTCGATGCTGCTGGAGCAGTTCGGCATCGAGATCGCGAGCAGCTTCGGCCCGCTCAAGGGCCGCATCTGGCGCATCGGCACGATGGGCTACAGCTGCTCGAAGCGCAACGTGCTCCTGCTGCTCGTCGCGCTGGAGGCGGTGCTGCTGCGCCACGGCGCGCGGCTCGAGGCCGGAGCGGCGGTGCAGGCGGCGCTCGACATCTACGAGGAGGGAAGCGTATGA